One Rhizobium sp. 9140 genomic region harbors:
- a CDS encoding TonB-dependent siderophore receptor, producing MDIDRTRTHRRLAPLSHRGAILLGCTALAALSPTIASAQDAASGATALETIVVQGGSSGTVLNTDNDSQSIVATETTATGKLPTDILKAPASVSVITSKEIEQRGADTVEQVVQYTAGVITDFYGSDDRYDYFDIRGFTPYTYRDGLAIGRTFAGTREEPYAYERIEVLKGASSSGFGAAEPGGSVNYVTKTPKRERFGEVYGTGGSFAHKELGFDFGDNLTGDDTLSYRLTGKFQRADAEYDYSQDDENFIMGGLTWRPDAATNLTVVFDHLDKDGVPGSGGHPLGTDFDRDTFFGEPDYYFRDTNRNSYSVMFDHDFGNGLSFGSNARYSNLNDGFGSAYIGGTPTDGSTTASRYFFGSNKSSEQFIIDANLVYETRTDTVESRTLFGTEYNRFESDTDNFYTSAPSIDWENPIYSGGPGSLSPYSSVDNDQKTAAVYMQQDLTFFDKLTVSVGLRNDWLDLSETDLLAGSTSSGNHSEFTKRIGASYKITEELAPYISYAESAAPPASGADPTTGKQYELGIKYRPEAFPALITASVYDLTKGNITVYDQVTYLPQTVEKVRHRGFELEAKAEVTDQIDIIAAYSYIDSKIEEPGGANDGNRLMRVPEHLASIWGTYTLAGQGARGDMTFGVGARYLDSYYTDIENTKTSESAVVFDVAYTYRVQENTTFQLNVNNVFDEKHIASTDSGAVYYNPGRKLMATLRQTW from the coding sequence ATGGATATCGATAGAACACGCACCCACCGGAGGCTCGCGCCGCTTTCCCACCGGGGCGCCATCCTTCTCGGCTGCACCGCACTGGCCGCCCTGTCGCCGACCATCGCATCTGCCCAGGACGCGGCGAGCGGCGCGACGGCGCTCGAAACCATTGTCGTCCAGGGCGGGTCGAGCGGAACGGTGCTCAACACGGACAATGATTCGCAATCCATCGTCGCCACGGAAACGACCGCCACCGGCAAGCTGCCGACGGACATCCTGAAGGCGCCGGCCTCCGTCTCCGTCATCACCTCGAAGGAGATCGAGCAGCGCGGCGCGGATACCGTCGAGCAGGTGGTCCAGTATACCGCCGGTGTCATCACCGACTTCTACGGCTCGGACGACCGATACGACTATTTCGACATTCGCGGCTTCACGCCCTACACCTACCGTGATGGCCTTGCGATCGGCCGGACCTTTGCCGGCACGCGGGAAGAGCCTTACGCCTATGAGCGGATCGAGGTGCTGAAGGGGGCAAGCTCCTCCGGCTTCGGCGCGGCCGAGCCGGGCGGCTCGGTCAACTACGTCACCAAGACACCAAAGCGGGAGCGTTTCGGCGAGGTCTACGGCACCGGCGGCTCGTTCGCGCACAAGGAACTCGGCTTCGACTTCGGCGACAACCTCACCGGCGACGACACGCTGTCCTACCGCCTCACGGGCAAGTTCCAGCGCGCCGATGCCGAATACGACTATTCGCAGGACGACGAGAACTTCATCATGGGCGGCCTGACCTGGCGCCCGGATGCGGCCACGAACCTGACCGTCGTCTTCGATCACCTCGACAAAGACGGCGTTCCCGGCAGCGGCGGACATCCGCTTGGCACGGATTTCGACCGGGACACCTTCTTCGGCGAGCCGGACTATTATTTCCGCGATACGAACCGCAACAGCTACAGCGTCATGTTCGACCACGACTTCGGCAACGGCCTGAGCTTTGGGTCCAACGCGCGCTACAGCAACCTCAACGACGGGTTCGGCAGCGCCTATATCGGGGGAACGCCAACCGATGGCTCGACCACCGCAAGCCGCTACTTCTTCGGCAGCAACAAGTCGTCCGAGCAGTTCATCATCGATGCGAACCTCGTCTACGAAACCCGCACCGACACTGTCGAGAGCCGGACGCTGTTCGGCACCGAGTACAACAGATTCGAGTCCGACACCGATAACTTCTACACATCGGCGCCATCGATCGACTGGGAAAACCCGATCTACTCCGGTGGGCCGGGCAGCCTGTCGCCCTATTCCAGCGTTGACAACGACCAGAAGACGGCCGCCGTCTACATGCAGCAGGACCTGACCTTCTTCGACAAGCTGACGGTCAGCGTCGGCCTGCGCAACGACTGGCTGGATCTCAGCGAAACCGATCTCCTCGCCGGCTCCACGTCGTCGGGCAATCACAGCGAATTCACCAAGCGCATCGGTGCGAGCTACAAGATCACCGAGGAACTGGCACCCTACATCAGCTATGCCGAATCCGCGGCACCGCCTGCCTCCGGCGCGGACCCGACGACCGGCAAGCAGTACGAACTCGGCATCAAGTACCGTCCGGAAGCCTTCCCCGCCCTCATCACCGCATCCGTCTACGACCTGACCAAGGGCAACATCACCGTCTACGATCAGGTAACCTACCTGCCGCAGACGGTGGAAAAGGTGCGGCATCGCGGCTTCGAACTGGAAGCCAAGGCGGAAGTCACGGACCAGATCGACATCATCGCGGCCTATAGCTACATCGATTCCAAGATCGAGGAGCCGGGCGGCGCCAATGACGGCAACCGGTTGATGCGCGTGCCTGAGCACCTCGCCTCGATCTGGGGTACATACACGCTGGCAGGACAGGGCGCGCGCGGCGACATGACCTTCGGCGTCGGTGCACGCTACCTCGACTCCTACTATACCGACATCGAGAATACGAAGACGTCGGAAAGCGCCGTCGTGTTCGACGTGGCCTACACCTACAGGGTTCAGGAGAACACGACGTTCCAGCTGAACGTCAACAACGTGTTCGACGAGAAGCACATCGCCAGCACAGATTCGGGTGCGGTCTACTACAATCCCGGCCGAAAGCTGATGGCGACGCTTCGCCAGACGTGGTGA